GAGAGAAGAAGCTAGGAGAAGACCAACTAAGTGGCTGGGGACTAGAAGGGCCCATTGGGAGTTAGATCCATGTAACATGGGGGCACACCAGGGAGGAGGCATTCAGGGTGCTGTGTGAGGGTAGTACAAGGAGCAATGGGAGGAAATAAAGGGGGAAATATTTGGATAATACCAAGAAGGTGTATACCCTGGAGGTGGGTGATCTGAGAGTCTCTGTGATCTCTAGATTCTATAAGTTGGTTATTTAACTAGGCAATGTCAGTAATGTCAGCTCCcgaagagggagaggaaggagttgCTGAGGCTGTGGTCACAGTTCAGCTGCCATCTTTCACTGGTGTTTGAGAAAATTACAAAGTGACATCTGCCTCCATTGGGGGGTgatgtgtggggcagtctggctCCTTCATAGGGAAGAGATGAGGGGAGGATGGTTACAATGCcttggcctgtgttatgtggtgtgtgtgggggagggaaccaAATAACtataatggtaccttctggccttaatctgtGAGTTACTCCAGTAGCAGATGCTATGGCCTCACTTTCAGCAGAGGACCTTGCATACTCCCTGTTAGCTAGACCTGGCTCAGGGTCACTAGGGTTAGCCACACTGGGAGCCCCAGTGTGGAtggctctggctccagcagccATTCTCAGAAATTTGTCATCTAACCCTATTGGCAGCCTGTCTAGCATGTGCTACATAAAGCTGCAACTGATGCATGTGCTACAGAGCTGCAACTGATGCCTGTTCTCTTGGTGTTTGGGTTTTAGACAGCACCTTACGGAAGGAGAGAGAAGTGATGCTGCGTTTGAAGGAGGTCGTGGACAAGCAGAGGGATGAGATTCGGGCCCAAGCCCATGAGATAGTATGCAAGAACCATGACACGGAGGCGGTAAGAGGCAGGGTGCCCGTGGCTTATTCCAGTgctgtgagggtgggggagcCATGCTATGTGATCTGTTCTTGCATGCACCATTATTTCCCTGTAATATTTGCCAGAGTGTTTGCTATAAGAGCAGATTGTTTTTATATAGATTCTTATACCATCCTcagcactgtagtatctgagcacctatatgtgcccacacctctctgcctttCCTGGGAGTGGCCCGTGGCCTTGCACACACTTGTGTGTCCCTGTGCGAGAGCAGAGCCTGCAGCTGTATGCACAGCTCTCTCTCACTTGCCTGTATCTGGTTTCTCAGCTGCAGGAGCAGTTAAATCGTTTCATGTCCATGAATGAGGACTTGCGTCATAAACTGGCTGTGGTCCAGGTTCAGCTCAAGAGTGCTCTGGAGAAGAAGGAGGATTTGGAGACCATGGTGCTAGAAAATCGGAGGGAAATTGACAGACTGAGCAGGGCTGCATCTGGAACATCCCCTAGGCTCAATATGGTGAGTGAGTCAGAGCCCTGCAATATCCATTCTCCTGGGAATCTCTAATGCAGAATAAACTCTTAGCCACTGCATGAAGCTGCAGTAAATCACTAAGGGGTCATTGCATTGGCTCTAAGTCTCTAAACATCAGGGCTTAGCGAGAGACTGATGTTGGTGTCAGGAAGCCTGTGAGAGAATCAGTGGGTTTGCTGCTTTAGCAGGGAGTAAAAGGAGGCATTAAGGAAGGTAAGGATATTGGAATGATAAAGTGACTTGTTTGCTTTAGTCCCCACCACAGGGGATGCTGGCAAGATATCTGCCCCGGACCTATTCTTTTCAGGTAATAAGGTAGAGGCGCTATCAGAGACCTATGTATCTGAAGAACTACTGGAACAAATTCATACAGTTAAGGACTGGTCACCAGGCCCAGATGACTCATACCCAAGAATTCTGGAGAAACTGAAAAAGCATTAACATCTAATGATATCCTAGGGTGCTGGAGGGAAACAAACACACCTATCTGTAAGAAGAATCAGTGGTCATCTTGGGAATCGCAGACTATGTCTAAACTCTGTGGACATGGTTTCCTAGAGTTAATGTTTAGCCCTCTATGATCCAACCTATTTCCCTATTAATAGCTTCTCATTAGAATTTTGCCTTGGACTTAATTGTCACCTTTCCTGCCCCTCAGGAGAGGGAGTGGGGCCTTACTGGGACAGGCTTGTGATGCAGCAGAGTAAGGTGAACTCCCTTCTGCTCTCCCCGTACCTCACTGGATTTCATTATCTTCAAATGGACGTAAATAGTAAAGAATTGAGTCCAGTGTCTTTATGAGATGGCTCTTACATGAATGGCATTGCTGTGTGGTTGTGCACATCACTGCCTCTGTAAACTTTATCCTTGAGACCCTCCAATACAGAGAAATGGACAAGAATCCTCCTGACCTCTGAAAAGCTATGCTGGCCAGAGCAGCGTCTGCTCTATCTCAAGCTGTCAGTGTGTATTTGTGAAGGAGAGGGCGCGGAGAGGGAGTTTTCAAGAAAACCCTGATGGCTATGTGTGATACGAGACCCCTTCGCAACCAGAGATTCTCTGTTTTAGATAGGTGCTGGAAAACCAAACATCCTTAGCTTTAAAATATCCTAGAGCCCAGATATGTTATCTAGCTAGCTACTGAAGTCTAGCTAATCAGTGATCACAAGGGGAAGGAGACTGTCTTGCATGTGCTCCCCCATCTGCACCTGACTCTGGTCAGTAGTGGCATTTCCCCTGGACCCTGTGGCATCTTAAGCAAGTTTCCTCACCTGGCTTGTACCCTGTGTGTAGCAAGAAGGTCTGCCATGGCCTTTGTGCTGACTTACCTGTCTTCCCAGGGTCTGCTCAGCTTTTCACTCTCTTTCCATCCCTAGGATGGAGCAGCAGCACCtgtggaggagctgcagcaccAAGACTGGGGGAGGAACTCTGCTCTGAGCTGCTTCTCTAAAGAAGAGTTGAAGCAAATCCTGCAGGAGCGGAATGAGCTGAAGACCAGTCTGTTCTTAGTGCAGGAGGAGCTGGCCTATTACCAACGGTGAGCattgcagcaggcagggagctggtaTGCCCACAGCTCTGCATCAGACTGGAGGTTGTGGGGCATGGCGCTGGCTGTAGGGAAGTCTCCACAGACAGTCAGCACCTCTATGGATGTTGCAGGACGACAGAGCATGGGGGAGGGCACCATCCAGCATACCTAGAGCAGCCTGATTATAGGAAATGGGGAAGCATTTTCGTGGATGACCAGAACCACATTCACttcaagaaagaacaaaacaccCCCGCAACAGAAGGGGAAGGTCCCTTGGCCCTGGTAGGCTGCATCTGTGCCATACAGATCTACTAAGATTCTGATCTGCAGCACTGGCATTTGAATGCTGGGCAGCTTTGAGATGGTTGTAACCGTGAGCAATTAGACACAGGGCCCTGGGGGAGTGGAGGGATTGACCCTTCCCTTCTGCTTCACCCAGCAGGTTGGGCACCCTTGAGGTGGATTCACATGCCCCACTCCCAACTCATGGCAGGGGTGAATTGTGAGGCTGTAGATGGTCTAGGTTAAGGTCTCTTACTGGAGTTCTTAAAACCTTGCCCTGCTGCCCCTAGCTCCCCAGGGATGAGGGTTGTGCTAGTCTCTCATCTCATCCTGCCTGTGATCTTTTTCTGCCTGGGCTGAGAGGCCTACAGGATGACCTGTCTGGGATCAAATTCCTCTGTGTCAGGATTGAGGTATTCTAATGGGAGGGGTGACTGTTCCTGTCTCTGCTGAAGACTGAGAGTCCTGGAGAGGTCACTCTAGCTGTGGGATGTTCCTTGCCTGCTCCCAGGAGATTGTGGAGCTGGGTGTCTCCCAGCCCTTCTGTGCACTGTCTGGTTTGTTTCCCCAGGGAGCTGCTGAATGACGAGCGAATCCCAAGCTTCCTGCTGGATGCCATGAAATCCACCATCAAAAAACAGCGGAAAAAAATCCGAGCCAAGATGTTGGGGACTGTGGAGGAGCCAGCGAGCAGGTGAgtctgcagctggctgcagaggcCTAGGTGCTCGGGCTGGGGTAGCGCCTGCTCATTCCACAACTGGATGGACACTGGTGGCCATGGTACGACACCTCTCCTGCTGCTCAGAAAGAAGGAGAGAACTGCCTCTGCCTGGGAAGGGTCTCCAGTACCTGCCTCGTGCGCCAGCTGGGACTCAGGGAAGAGCGTTGCTGCATTACACAGGAGCCCCTCGTATCACCATGCCTGGGCACCAAAACTCCTAATCACAGGGCACTCAGTATGTTTCATTGTCATTGGGTCATATGCAGCCTGCTGGGCTGTTGGACACTGTTCATTGCTCCAGTGGAGTCTGGTGAAGGGGGTGTGAGGCTGGGGAAGCCAGAAGTGCTGGGAAGGACTGGCCAATGAGCAGGGTCCTGCATGATGCTATCAGAAGCTGTCCTGAGGGGTGGTATTGAAGATGGCAGCTGGGATGTTCCATGGAGGGTCTGCAGGATTCACAGGAGTAGCACCCACTCCTGCAAGTAGAGTGACTCATGAGTACCTGTTGTAAACTGTCCATAACTCCAGCTTCATGCTCCGCAGGCTGCATCCTCATCACCCCAGAACAGACTGGCTGGGACGTGTGTGGAGGGCAGCTCAATGGCTTTTAATCTGTCTTGAATAAAGATCTGAAATGGCCTAGCTTTCCTATAGGGCTTTGATAACTGCTGTTCCCTTACCCTCTTCTGCAGAGGGGTGACTCTTGGCTTGGTGGGGAGAACcgcagaggggaagggaggcacCAACATCCTAACGTAACTGCACATGATGGAAAGAAGCATTATAGTGCCCATGGGGACTAGACTCCCAGTAGGGGTGACCAGATGTAAGGAAGCAGAGACTTACCTATAGCCTTATCTGTGCCCTGGAACAAACATCTGTCATGGGCCAGTAGAACCTACATATTAGGCCTCTAAGGTTGTATAGGCAAAGGCCGTCTCTTCACCAGGGAGAAAGTGTGTTCTAGCTCCAGTTAACAGGTGAAATCCTAGCAAAGACAAAGCAGCTCATAGTGCTCATTGAATTAATAGGTTAAGGTCAACGCCTGGCTCCCCTATAGGCTTTAAATCAACATCTGCACTCATCTGAAAACTACAAGCTGCTTCCTCTTTCGTATGATTTACCTCATGTGTTCTCAATGCAAGTTAACACACTTTCCTGCTGAAGACTCACCATGGGGTACTGTAGAGTGAGTGTGGCTTTTCCGAATGCAGGTCTAAAGGGGGAGTCCCCTAGTGAGTGGGTACACAGTGCGGGTTCAGCTCtggccaggtgtctggcaaagcacaaaagaaatagtttttctGGCTGCatgcccttccctgcagcctgcttAGCCACCCCTGTAGTGTTGGAATCTTATCCTTTAATAAACAGGGAAGCAGTAGCTATCCCCAGAGCCCTATGAGGGCTAACAATGGTCTagggttaaataaataaatggagatataccgaTGTCCTAGAACTGGtggggaccctgaagggtcatcaagtgcagccccctgcctttactaccaggaccaagtactgattttgcaccagatccctaagtgggcccctcaaggattgaactcacaaccctgggtttagcaggccagtgctcaaaccactgagccctctgtccctAGCATAGCTGTGTCCCTAATAGCCTCTCCAGAGCAGCGGCTGGACTATTGACCTGCCCTAACAAACCTAGTATAGACTCCAAATCCTGTGTCCTGGCTGAGTATGGCAGGCTGCTGGTTCCTAATCTCTGCAGCCTCTGGGATTTGGCTagctcctggctctgcctgtGACTAGAGTGGTTACTTTTTTAATGGGATTGTTACCCATCAAGTTAGCATCCACAGTTGCCCCTACTGCTATGATCATTGTCACGAGCAAGCCCGGACCGGACCGTCCCATGAGCAGGGCTGCGTGATGCAGTTTGTCCCTGCCTATGGTGACCATGAAGCTGTGCTCTGTAGTGTGTGAGCTAATCTTCCTCATGCCAAGGCCTGGTCTTGATGTCAGCAACATCCCTGCACCACTTATCTCCACTCGCAAGGAGCCCGTCCCTCTCTGTTCTGTGGCTCTGGATTGTCATGGccactgggggaaagggagactTCTACCCCCTGCAGACAGAACTGAACTGAGTCATTCTTTTTGGGtggcagatctgaggaactgtcccagattgaggtatcattagaggaggttttggaacaaatggataaattaaacagcaataagtcaccaggaccagatggtattcacccaagagttctgaataGTTCTGAATGAAACTTAAATAGtgaattgcagaactactaactgtatttcatttaaatcagcttccggTATAGTGATCTTCCGTTATTCAGAGATAGCTAATGTtgagccaattttttaaaaagagggctCCAGAGTGATCCGCAATTTACAGGCCTTGTTAGCCTGACTTTCCAGTACGGGGCAACTAGTTGAAACCATAATAAAGAACATATTGTCAGACAGATGGACAGAATGTTGAGGAAGAGTTTAACTGATATGCTCTTCAAGTTTCAGATGACAGACGGAAGATTCAAATTATCGCTCTCAGCCAATCCAATACTTCTCATGTGATGAGCGAAAATATCCATTTTCCTTCCTCAGCGTGAGGCACTCAGACCTGCCTACTGCAAGGCTTCTTGTTTCCTTCCTCGTGAGCTATTTGTTTATGTCTCTGTCGGGACAGGGCCAGGACTACATACCTTGAATCCAGTCCCAGTATGCAGACTCCCTATGATTTTACAACCAAGCCACCGACTTTGAGATCTCTAATTCCTATAACATAATCATTTAAATACTGACAGAGTGTGTTGAGTCGCAAGAATAGGCCGACTAACTAAGCATAAACTCTCGTGTGATAATCCACTAACTCTTTAGCTTATAATACAGCAACACCGAAATATACTACTCGCACAGTGCTAGTTTCACCATTCCCATTCTCTTCTGAAGTTTTTGCATCATTAAATCTGGAACTTTCATTGAATTAAAATGTAGGCCAAAATCACAGaataaaaggttttttaaaaaaaagggggggcccTCCCAATGTAAATTGCCTGaaaaattttgggtttttttactagAGAGGTTCACCTCCGGATCTAAAGCTAGAACAGAGCATTGCACAGGAGCTTTTCTTTAGAAGAGAAGACCTAAATAATGAGCAGCGAGTAGCCAAGCAGAATTAagttttgcaaccccagtgtTTGTTATAGCTGAAATTTTCAATTCAGTCATAAAAATCAATATTGGCATGAAGGTTGGCACATGAAAGAGTTGATTGCCGAGTGGCAGAAGGATTCTGGGTTGACCTTAGAGTTGCGCAGTCGCCTAGAGTTTCAGTTGTTGCTCTCCAAGGAATTCCAATACTCAACTTCCTCCCAAAGAACCTGCTGAAAATGTCAGGATTCTTATTCACGCTTATTTTTTGCTGAGAGTAGAGAAGAATGTGGGGCAAGAAGTCTACATTAGATTTATATAACTCTCTCTGGGAGTATCTCTAAAAGATAGGTAGAACCTCAAATTTCCAATACCAATATCGCAAGCTCAAACCCAAATATTAGTTTGATCTTGGGTCTACAAAGTATCTTCAGAGGGAGCTCATTGTTGAGGTGGATATCAAGCCTATTGCTCTCGAGTACTCTTATAGCTGTTGATCTCAGCGACTACTTGTAATGAAATTACCTGAGATAGTGTGTGACTACAGCTTAGGTACCCCCATACCATGCCAGCTTACTACGGCTGAAAATGCATTGATATGATGGTGGGCAGAGCCTTCAGTTGCAGGGTGGGAATACTCTGCGTAAGGCACGGACCCATCACTATTTGTGGTGTCTCGCTCCACACAGCAGACTGCGTCTCAGATAGCATATCCTAGGACGCTGCCGCTGACCAGTTCCGAGCTCTTGCCATGAGATCTTCTAACGGCTCATCCATGGAAATTCCATTAGAGAAGGGAACTGACGGATACCTGTGGTGAGAGACCAGACCATCTCCCTTTCTGTTAGTATGGTTAAGGGAGTGGGTATTGGCATGTATATTTATACATGACAGATGTCAAAATTTACTGGTCATTAGTCGGTATGTTTTAAGCCTGTAAGAATTGACCAAATGGGCCTTGGGTAGACGTTTGCTACGTGTGTATTAATCCTACCTGTAATGTCTATTATCCCAGTTGTTCAGCGAAACGTGCCTCTAGCCactcaacaacaaaaatatcCTCATCAGAACGTTAGGGGTGATGGGAGGAGCCAACAGACCTTGGATTTATGTGAAGGTAGCCTCTACACATATCGTATATTGTATAGACCACTCTCGGTGGACATAGCGTCAGCATGTTGCAGCACTGGTTTGTGGGAACAGCACTCGAGTCCCCAAGGTCGCCACTCTCCTGTTGTGGATGAATGACGAATTATATATAGAAAGATGATGAGGAGTGGCTCCTCACTCTATCCTAGTTACCGCTTAATAGATAGCAGACGCATTTGACCAGGATGAAACCAATGGGATAGTCTGATTATGCTAGTGCTGGTCCTCAGTCATCTCCCACTGAAACTGTTCCTCTGTGATTAAAAAGGATATAGATGTCTTTGGGCCTTCGAGTGGGTAAAATATGAAAATGAGCTATCATAGTCAGTTCTGTCGCGACGCTAGGTCTTGCTCTCTACCCTCGTAGATGGAGACCAGGTCCAAGTGGCTCCTCTAGGCGCTGCCAGAAAAAAGCCACTAATACTTATATACTACAGTGTACTGGTCACATGGGAGAGAGGCTTAATTTGCCCCCGTATGCATTATTTGTACAGTCTGTACATTACATAATCAACATAGTAAATGATTTGTACCCAGCATAAGAGACCACTGCCTTAGGACATGGGATAGAAAAGATCACAATGTTGTAATTGCGCTGCGACTAGACTACCTAGATTGAGACCAGCGACACATTTAAGGATAGCGGAGGTATGCTGCCCATCAGATCGTTATGGAATCTACATAGGGCTTCCGTTGTCAGCTATGGTGTGTCTGGGTGGCAAGTAGTCAGTATGTGTGTTGGGACTTAGATTGGTTTTTGTGCATGTTCTCAGCAGAATTTAACTACCTAGATCGGTGGTGCTGTGAGAGCAGGTGCACAGGAGTCTCCTAGGCCGTCATCTAAAAAGCTGATTTAGCCAACCTAGACGTGGCGATAGGTTAAGTGTGTGCTAGATCCACTTTGTAGCTCTTTGGAAGGTCCTTAGTAACTAAGAGAGGAGTGGTCTCAAAGCACTGATATCGAGTAGGAAATGGAACGATGGTTTTACATCAGCAGAGCCCATAACTTAGACACTGAAAGAAGCTCCTAAAAATTAGTTGGCTGAGAAGGTACATCAGCTGGGCATGAGACTCATCCTCGATCACGGTGTAGACTTCTGGGAGAAGGGGAATCGGAGGCTAATAAATGCCTGCCACGAGGAAACTAGTAGTATGCTTTATGGACTGGCTTGGGCATTCTAACATGATGGCAAGAGAGTCAACCTATATGCATAGCCGAAGCAAATCCCGCATGCTTCTCGTCTGTAGGCGGTGAAAGCATAAAATAGAAGCTTGCACACTAGTAGCTCAGGTCTAGCCATCTCTTGGGAAATCGATAATTAGACTGGTATTTTACTGACCTTTGTGTCTTAAATGCATTCATGTCATGTCACCTGCTGAACTTTGTGCATATAGACGTGACGTTCATGACGCTTTGATCTTAAGTTGGAGAGTTAGGTGTGTCTACATCCCAACGCATATATCGGCTAAGAACTAAGACGATTCTCGTCTGATACTGACCGCTTAGATGGGACAATTTATGACCGGGAGGTTATAAAAGTGACTGGTGCGCATTTTCGACTGGGTAGAAGTAACAAACGTGGATATGTGTCGTGGTGTCGTTGCACTACACGAGTGTCAAAGGGAGTTCGCGGATACCCTCATCCGCAACCCCGACAGAGGGCTTGCCTGAGTGGAAAGTGGTACGACCGGATGGAAGGGCCCCACTCAAGGGGCGCCACTCTTGATGAACCTCAGCATGTGGTAATCTGCTCTCGATCAGACTCAGTAGGCACTTATAATGGCCTTTTAATTTTGGTTTGGTAAATCCGGTATAGGAGTTTTGGTGGCCCTGTTCCTGAGTACTAGCCTCCATGTCCCTCGAAGGTTGGACATTTATTGCTCGCGGCAGCTACTACCCATACGCAGATGGACAATACACTTTAACTGGAGGTATAGggattccagcttgaggagataCCCTTCCACAGATCTGCCAGCGTCCAGGATGGGCTCGCATACTCAAATAGTAACAGTTGCCTAGGCCCTCGCGCAGTGGGCTGCCCAGGTGATTAAAGCCACTCTGGCGCTTGGTGAGTGGCTGCCTGGCTTCATTGGGTGGGATCGGGACTTGGCTGCCCAGTCCATAGTGCTGCTCGACACTATGTGGCTGTTACTGTTTCTGGCACAGTAGCTCCAGCCACAGCTTAGCGTGGAAACTGGGCCTGTTCTGCTGGCCGTCGCATGTGTGAGCGCCACACGTGAAGCAATGAGACAATCCGTCTTCTCTGTTCTGACAAACCATACTAGTGCAGAGACAGACAATTCGCGAGGAGCTACCAACAATGAGGCGCTTGCTGAAGTCTTGCCATAGCAAAAGGCTATGTGGACGTATAACGGTGGGCGCAGCAACTGGAGAAGGTCTGAACATACCCGCATCACCCACTCTTCAAATGCCTCACAGTCATATGAGGCTTCTATAAGGTTACAAGGGTTCGTGATGGTTAGGACATAGACGAATTGAGGTCCAGCCTGCGTTGTCCCCATGCAATGCCACTCTCTAGACTTTGTTCGGTCCTTTCTTAAGATACTGCATTAAGAGAGGCAATTTTCAGTTATAGACTTAGCATCTGAAATAGACCTATGTAAGATAACAGCTTAATATATGAAACAACTATTCCGGTTATTCTCCATACGCTGAGGGACACTTAGAAGGTAACCGTCAGCTTCGCTCCCTGTTGATCTCCATAGTTGTACTCTTTTACAAGCCTNNNNNNNNNNNNNNNNNNNNNNNNNagcttagaaaagagatggctaaggggagataggattgaggtctataaaatcatgactgatgtagagaaagtagataaggaagtgttgtttactacttctcataacacaagaactaggggtcaccaaatgaaattaataggcatcaggtttaaaacaaaaggaagtgtttcttcgcacaacgcacagtcaacctgtggaactccttgccaggggatgttgtgaaggccaagacagtaacagggttcaaaaaagaactaggtaagttcatggaggataggtccatcaatggctattaggatgggcagggatggtgtccctagcctctgtttgccagaaactgggcgtgagcgatgggatggatcacttgtcccactgaaaatcaaggaGACTTAGCCCTTAAAGGTACCCCCATGCTGCAAGTGAAGATGTGATTGTAACACAGATAGGcattttcccctgccccagctttgatctagctaacAGGCATTAAAATAGTAGCAAAGATGTGATAGCATAAGCTTGCAACCAGAGTACGTGCCCAGGCTCCTCACCACACTTCTACTCTGGTGGTAAGTAAGTGCTGAAGCCTATGCTACCCCCTTTTCACTGCCACGGTTAGCTGTGCCAGCTAGATGAAAGGTAACAAAGGTATGTCATGCTGCACTCACGCCTTTGCTATCAGTGTAGACCTCTGAAACAGTCACTGAGAGCAGGATTTTCAGGTGTGGATGCTGCTGAGAACTCCAATGTTGGTGCCCACCACTAGCCATCTGATATAGCTATCCTTTCCTACTCCTGTGGACCCCCGTGATGCTGTATTGGGCCCTGCTAGTAGCAGTGCGAGCCCTGGTGCAGTTGAGCTGCTGACATTTTCAGTACTGTGTGATTGAAccctgcacagagcagctctTATCATTGCAGACAGAGGGCCATCTGCCTGGGAAGCAGAATCTGTGCCAAATATGGTGTCTGAAATGGTTCATGGCTGAGAGTGCCTATATCAGGGCAGACACTCCAAACTGATGATGTGTTCTGTAGTGCAATTTtatcaagccagtaacaaatgtgaactggaTCAATATAAAAGTCTTACTATGGAGTCACAGAAAGTCCCCTTATCCTCTCCAGTCAGTCTTGCCATCCGGACAAGCTGGGGttatggtcacttacaccaaaaatcacactatgtttaggttgcttccagtcctgaGAGACCAGTTGTTTACCTAGATTAACTGGTAGTCTTGATCCTACCCCAAAGACAAAAGTctatagccaatcctgtaataaactatctaaaggtttattaacaagaaaaaagggagagagttatttacaggtttaaacaaacaaatgtatacatgcaaatgagttaccatctaaatcctaaatgtgacagagttgtagtgatctcTTTTCGAAATGTCTTTCAAGGCAGACCTAGGTGGCAGCCTCTGGGGTTCTCTAGcttcagtttagagtctctggcctttcagagttcaaacagccaaaagATGCAGTTTCTTCTTGTCAAGGATTTTTATTCCTGTTCCCCAGAGTTCAGCATGATGACAAGTTTGTGTCTCCCCTTCATGGGTGTCGGGGAACAATCAAcaaaaagtcttttgtcctctgatgaTCCACCATGGTTTGCCTGGTGTCTATGctatgggccttcttttgttgggctgGAGATAACACTTCTTCAggcaaactagtatttcacagtTGCTAATGTTTCTCTCCTGACTGGACGGACAGGCAGGGGActacagtttcagagcaaacatttttacagttacaGAATCTCTCCCCCATATTAAATACTACCTTATAACAGGGGCtatagatattataagtgagattaatacatgcagcaacaTACAAGCATTTAATAGAGTCtaaactaaatacattcttataaaacTAATCCCTATTTAGAGCACAACTAACATATAGGTgacctggtctggtctccagtTATAAGGTTGTCGTCAGTCCTTAGCTAATGCCTGTAGCCTGGGCAAGAGCTGGTATCTCGCCTGCTAGTGTCACACTAATAATGGTGAAAATTTCTTCAGAATTTCTCCAGCTCACCAAGGAAAGACATGTGCTAATGCCTCACCTACCATCATGGGACAGTTCAGGTAGTGAGAGACTGGGCCTTGGAGTCACTCCTGTTCAGCTGGCTCAGCTAGTAGaaagctggtgtgtgtgtgtgtgtatggagtggTTAGAAGAAAGGATTGGGGACTGGGAGGACACTGGCTTCTGCTCTGGTGTGTGCCACTTACGGGGATCATGGGAAGGCCATTTTAGCTCCTTGAAACTCAGTCCCCCTAGAACCAAACTGCCCATGTGCTGAAAATGCAAAGCTATGCCTGGGCTAAGCTTCTGGGGAGGAATGTGTG
The genomic region above belongs to Chelonoidis abingdonii isolate Lonesome George chromosome 20, CheloAbing_2.0, whole genome shotgun sequence and contains:
- the RILP gene encoding rab-interacting lysosomal protein isoform X2, which translates into the protein MEEPLWQTPPGRLAPEHVYRMAGALGAELQRLSGRFGPEAVAGLVPQVVRLLELLEALVGLAGAESSCRDPAETLLRTLQSLRGERRREEAAAPGALDLEQKLSEAQRKEHVLQNQLARLEEENQKLLAQLAESQSQEDSTLRKEREVMLRLKEVVDKQRDEIRAQAHEIVCKNHDTEALQEQLNRFMSMNEDLRHKLAVVQVQLKSALEKKEDLETMVLENRREIDRLSRAASGTSPRLNMDGAAAPVEELQHQDWGRNSALSCFSKEELKQILQERNELKTSLFLVQEELAYYQRELLNDERIPSFLLDAMKSTIKKQRKKIRAKMLGTVEEPASSDEDESADCVDSQPRESKIKSLKNQGGNLRPKRG